The Onthophagus taurus isolate NC chromosome 2, IU_Otau_3.0, whole genome shotgun sequence genome includes a window with the following:
- the LOC111427325 gene encoding uncharacterized protein isoform X2, protein MIKEWLQYIWIFALSFFTNKSQKIAMGDEKKLSLIVVVSLILWGFFKRLSEKSSEDAGGLEQNLSLGSVPSLPRSSQKKHQPVAESENMALVPSGGDSIVKEEEVEQSTETSVSQVRKDLGNTKIAEDSASFHGTHSSKVVEETGSSNQNLECSAKNQSKAETQPKPPLELPDIYKPLEPLKKYEPLKPFEPLQQIETPKSFELAKQLVSSGQLETSITPGEETKDFNENTIVPKEKEEEKVASASTFKPIDSINPIMEDTNKSFELIRPLEIQSNVTPKQYEPLQPFDELKSENNVNEIEEVVENNANSKKENEEIVGINNFAIKNNLVEKNNVVESNNFVETNKVDTNNALESSNVGGSTFIEPQTNTIEVPVIETSDNVVSDVESSARNSLLVDENDQEPFELRTSTGELYVPVVPLAPLNLEDYLKPIVPTTNSNAEIKQDRIKNSLKEIISDLDTFAEKDKDLKDSLGEQHLGNVPPNFKEQQSLRNQCDSPRSQDMQTLSFTKCARSKMRPVSLPPENILNLIKCAQIAQELNKVGKIDDEQDENQGPRPAISLEKLFTPADDAPQIQPQSTKKVFASSSFYAKGLHPTMEEQVELAKRISSSLSDISNKTSKGQSMYVNRKKRSVKWVHEGEGQANGTQNGDSVRDTTRSKSPLRLVMNPHGQVHDIQSLRRQGYDIESALSPDVCLEIVKDLNSPKGKGAELFAKRRKRSEKWIVGGDTNGEKEKENSIPDIAPSPVTVLPPIAPLNLPTPGYLPETTQRMQHNQKLDEIQERFTRPKLKLVKSPWDAALETGSVEAAFENLAPAWPNKGNYVAPVVDSYEQALRRDSLSTWRASPSNGYGMQPEKVFAHNPAYNSTSINRIVDNLQKGMSNVDVYKPKHPQAWNSKSSQQPQYSSVPIIVPIPEPEPRRSPSPYPNIPDVSSTPEILAETKSNIIRPVTPIRKVEDPIPDPPPRPRSPSPFPSIPDVTTEPEVVQKDVESFKTAKFVDPNRPVSPFPKIADVKLNPDLIEDDVKKLRFSPRLEQQTKIDIEENIEESKTILEIKNVEKVVENVTPKSKQNEIKDLMEIPFPTIPDYSKKEDSFVPDPNYKPFFTPKKAYAPINLNKKYSLPSNPLPKKEEEMEKAEFNFAVADTDFKVAEHVFTETTSNSIRSLQSEIFESQGHFNARSVSPFKVFIPKSPEPVPPEEPEPEPEPQPVIKDPTPPKDMTKMHIADPETRKLIDSQKECFSEMKEIKNAYKDADDMVSKYPLPIKTSQLDDDNEVKKILDKMKITRSGVDNDKQVQEEIKVEEINEDNRKAREETLVRSEVLKEVAEGGKIEQARKTEIKEASEVIKEDSGYKTKQELKENDMKMQTFEASNDQIQIRGYSTSQVSSSSSYQTSTSYGNNEKQKEIRDVSLKKEESPLKMVETPLKKEESPPKKKIPPPVEKPKYKKPPETIIGARPLFGQLNINEEFKKAVDLRQSSRMKKGKAHQQSTYMVPAEIRNVQNINESMSSQYSTNEVAQVQTINISENEEVEKIYYQREREYEVDYQTIQEEIIVPSFTSNVKCYTKLNDDQIYQEVELPPKISIEILPPQNYAYGIQEKNVEKIEREKYQQQNQFNIQQFSTSKEQFIHKPQAKLPTNGQHITNGDYIKCINDQQSKLKSVEYSYQENVGSQEDEDEYKKIPVKSLIKNFEKSAMPALRVKQIRDPLPDVVEKLNSSRRASIDHSSSQTDVSKYYTSPAVQEQQYLQQAEKDFDNLFYIANTNVETKHFYPDKKQSFNHAENSSFRKYETQETSSAFAAFSEQACYANQAYIEGSSTLPRTMTKTPPSPSFKAAAATTPPVFIPKETSTPLSSYPPQPSYSSQQSYGYQDYSQVLPSSTPKLDVGSLQNYNTAPRGWGEIRDFYKPVTFDKPRSPFTDF, encoded by the exons ATGATTAAGGAATGGTTACAATATATCTGGATATTCGCCCTTAGCTTTTTTactaataaatcacaaaaaatagcGATGGG agacgagaaaaaactttctttaatCGTGGTggtatctttaattttatgggGATTCTTTAAAAG ACTCTCCGAGAAGTCATCAGAGGACGCGGGCGGTCtagaacaaaatttatcaCTTGGCTCCGTTCCATCACTTCCACGCTCTTCCCAGAAGAAGCACCAACCAGTTGCGGAATCGGAAAATATGGCCCTAGTACCGTCCGGCGGCGACTCCATAGTCAAAGAAGAAGAGGTCGAGCAGAGCACGGAAACATCTGTGTCGCAA GTGAGGAAAGATTTGGGTAATACCAAGATAGCCGAAGATTCCGCTAGTTTCCATGGGACGCATTCGTCGAAGGTAGTAGAGGAGACTGGATCGTCGAATCAAAATTTGGAGTGCAGTGCGAAG aaCCAATCTAAGGCAGAAACTCAACCCAAACCACCTTTAGAATTACCAGATATATACAAACCTTTAGAACCACTAAAGAAATACGAACCTCTTAAACCATTTGAACCACTACAACAAATTGAAACTCCCAAATCGTTTGAATTAGCAAAGCAATTAGTATCTAGTGGCCAACTTGAAACTAGTATCACCCCGGGGGAAGAGACGAAAGATTTTAACGAAAACACCATCGTACCAAAAGAAAAGGAGGAAGAAAAAGTAGCCTCAGCATCAACGTTTAAACCTATCGATTCAATCAATCCAATTATGGAAGATACAAATAAATCGTTTGAATTAATAAGACCTCTAGAAATACAATCTAATGTAACTCCTAAACAATATGAACCATTACAACCTTTTGATGAattaaaatctgaaaataatgttaatgaAATCGAAGAAGTTGTTGAAAAtaatgctaattcaaaaaaagaaaatgaagaaattgtgggaattaataattttgcaataaaaaataatcttgtAGAAAAGAATAATGTTGtagaaagtaataattttgtaGAAACCAATAAAGTAGACACCAATAAtgctttagaaagcagtaatGTAGGGGGAAGCACTTTTATTGAACCCCAAACCAATACAATAGAAGTTCCAGTTATTGAAACATCAGATAATGTTGTAAGCGATGTAGAATCAAGTGCAAGAAATAGTTTATTAGTAGACGAAAATGATCAAGAACCTTTTGAATTAAGAACATCAACCGGAGAATTATACGTACCTGTTGTCCCATTAGCACCTTTAAACCTAGAAGATTACCTAAAACCAATAGtaccaacaacaaattcaaacgctgaaataaaacaagatcgaataaaaaattcattaaaagaaattatatcgGATTTAGACACATTTGCCGAAAAAGATAAAGATCTTAAAGACTCCTTAGGAGAGCAACATCTGGGAAATGTACCGCCAAACTTTAAAGAACAACAATCGTTACGAAATCAG TGTGACTCACCGCGCAGCCAAGACATGCAGACACTCAGCTTTACGAAATGTGCTAGATCCAAAATGAGACCGGTATCTTTGCCGCccgaaaatattttgaatctCATCAAATGCGCACAG ATTGCCCAAGAACTGAATAAGGTCGGCAAGATTGATGATGAACAG GATGAAAACCAAGGACCTCGTCCGGCAATTAGTTTGGAGAAGTTGTTTACTCCTGCAGATGATGCTCCTCAAATACAACCTCAATCAACAA AGAAAGTGTTTGCCTCGTCGTCTTTCTACGCTAAAGGATTACATCCGACGATGGAAGAACAAGTTGAACTTGCTAAACGTATATCCAGTTCGTTGAGCGATATCAGTAACAAAACCAGTAAAGGACAATCGATGTATGTTAATAGGAAGAAGAGATCCGTGAAATGGGTACATGAAGGTgaag gCCAAGCAAATGGAACACAAAATGGGGATAGCGTCAGAGATACAACGCGTAGTAAATCGCCTCTAAGGCTGGTTATGAACCCCCATGGTCAAGTTCATGATATACAGTCGTTAAGAAGACAAGGATACGATATCGAATCTGCTCTATCTCCGGACGTTTGTTTAGAAATcgttaaagatttaaattcgCCGAAAGGAAAag GAGCAGAGCTTTTTGCTAAACGTCGTAAAAGATCTGAAAAGTGGATTGTTGGTGGTGATACGAACGGTGAgaaggaaaaagaaaacagTATTCCGGATATCGCCCCATCACCTGTTACGGTTCTTCCGCCAATTGCTCCATTAAATTTACCAACCCCGGGTTATTTGCCAGAAACTACGCAAAGGATGCAACACAATCAAAAATTAGACGAAATCCAA GAGCGATTTACGAGACCAAAGTTAAAGCTTGTAAAATCACCTTGGGATGCAGCTTTGGAAACTGGATCCGTTGAAGCAGCTTTTGAAAATCTAGCACCAGCTTGGCCCAACAAAGGAAACTATGTAGCTCCAGTTGTGGATTCCTACGAACAAGCTTTGAGAAGAGATTCATTGTCGACATGGAGAGCTTCTCCATCGAATGGATATGGGATGCAACCCGAAAAAGTTTTCGCCCACAATCCAGCTTACAATAGCACAAGTATCAATAGGATTGTTGATAACTTGCAAAAGGGTATGAGTAACGTTGACGTGTACAAACCCAAACATCCACAAGCTTGGAATTCTAAGTCGTCGCAGCAACCTCAATATA GTAGTGTACCTATTATTGTGCCGATACCAGAACCGGAACCAAGAAGAAGTCCATCGCCATATCCAAACATACCAGATGTTAGTTCCACCCCAGAAATTTTAGCCGAAACGAAATCAAACATAATAAGACCTGTAACCCCAATAAGAAAGGTGGAGGATCCCATTCCCGATCCACCCCCTCGTCCTCGATCGCCTTCCCCTTTTCCAAGCATACCAGATGTTACCACCGAACCCGAAGTTGTGCAAAAAGACGTTGAGTCCTTTAAAACTGCAAAATTTGTTGATCCAAATCGACCAGTTTCGCCGTTTCCAAAGATAGCGgatgtaaaattaaatcctGATTTAATTGAGGATGATGTAAAAAAACTTCGCTTTAGTCCTAGATTGGAACAACAGACTAAAATTGATATTGAGGAAAATATCGAGGAGAGCAAAACAATattggaaattaaaaacgtgGAAAAAGTTGTTGAAAACGTAACTCCTAAAAGTAAGCAAAATGAGATCAAAGATCTTATGGAGATTCCATTTCCCACAATACCAGATTATTCAAAAAAGGAAGATTCATTTGTACCAGATCCTAATTACAAACCATTTTTCACTCCAAAGAAAGCATACGCCCCTATTAACTTAAACAAAAAGTATAGTTTACCAAGCAATCCTTTGCCGAAAAAAGAGGAAGAAATGGAAAAAGCCGAATTTAATTTTGCCGTAGCCGATACTGACTTTAAAGTAGCTGAGCATGTTTTCACTGAAACCACTTCAAATTCAATTCGATCATTGCAATCGGAAATATTTGAAAGTCAAGGTCATTTTAACGCTAGAAGCGTTTCGCCGTTTAAAGTGTTTATTCCAAAATCCCCAGAACCGGTTCCTCCTGAAGAACCAGAACCAGAACCTGAACCCCAACCAGTTATAAAAGATCCAACCCCACCTAAAGATATGACCAAAATGCATATCGCCGATCCagaaacaagaaaattaatcGATTCCCAAAAAGAATGCTTCTCAGAAATGAAAGAAATCAAAAACGCTTATAAAGATGCCGATGACATGGTGTCTAAGTATCCACTCCCAATAAAAACTTCACAACTCGATGATGATAATGAGGTTAAAAAGATTTtagataaaatgaaaattacacGGAGTGGTGTGGATAACGATAAACAAGTACAAGAAGAAATCAAAGTTGAAGAAATAAACGAAGATAATCGGAAAGCGAGAGAAGAGACTTTGGTAAGAAGCGAAGTTTTGAAAGAAGTTGCAGAAGGTGGGAAAATTGAACAAGCTCGCAAAACGGAAATTAAAGAAGCTTCggaagttattaaagaagataGCGGATACAAAACTAAACAAGAACTGAAAGAAAACGATATGAAAATGCAAACTTTTGAAGCCTCGAACGATCAAATACAAATTAGAGGGTATAGTACTTCGCAAGTTTCGTCGTCTTCGTCTTATCAAACAAGCACTTCTTATggaaataatgaaaaacaaaaagaaattagagATGTATCACtaaagaaagaagaaagtCCTTTAAAGATGGTGGAAACTCCATTAAAGAAGGAAGAAAGTCCCccgaagaaaaaaattccacCTCCAGTTGAAAaaccaaaatacaaaaaacctcCAGAAACAATTATTGGGGCTCGTCCATTATTTGGGCAACTAAACATTAATGAGGAATTTAAAAAAGCAGTTGATCTTCGTCAATCATCCAGAATGAAAAAAGGAAAAGCTCATCAACAATCAACTTATATGGTACCCGCGGAAATTCGAAATGtgcaaaatattaatgaatcaATGTCGTCTCAATATTCCACCAATGAAGTTGCTCAAGTTCaaacaattaatattagtGAAAATGAGGAAGTTGAAAagatttattatcaaagagAACGAGAATACGAAGTTGATTATCAAACGATTCAAGAAGAAATTATCGTACCGTCTTTCACGTCGAATGTGAAATGTTACACAAAATTAAACGATGatcaaatttatcaagaggttgAGTTACCGCCAAAAATATCAATTGAAATTTTGCCTCCACAGAATTACGCGTACGGAATTCAAGAGAAGAACGTAGAAAAGATTGAAAGGGAAAAGTATCAGcaacaaaatcaatttaatattCAACAATTTTCGACGAGTAAAGAAcaatttattcataaaccaCAAGCGAAATTGCCTACTAATGGCCAACACATCACTAATGGTGATTatattaaatgtattaatgATCAACAATCGAAATTAAAATCAGTTGAGTATTCGTATCAAGAAAATGTGGGATCTCAAGAAGACGAAGATGAGTACAAGAAAATTCCTGTTAAGtcgttgattaaaaattttgaaaaatcagctATGCCTGCTTTAAGAGTTAAACAAATTAGAGATCCACTTCCTGATGTAGTGgagaaattaaattcttcGCGAAGAGCTTCCATCGACCATTCATCTTCGCAAACTGATGTTTCTAAATATTATACTTCACCGGCAGTGCAAGAACAGCAATATTTGCAACAAGCCGAAAAAGATTTTGACAATTTATTCT
- the LOC111427325 gene encoding uncharacterized protein isoform X3 — protein MIKEWLQYIWIFALSFFTNKSQKIAMGLSEKSSEDAGGLEQNLSLGSVPSLPRSSQKKHQPVAESENMALVPSGGDSIVKEEEVEQSTETSVSQVRKDLGNTKIAEDSASFHGTHSSKVVEETGSSNQNLECSAKVVKQSSQTVTENRKNQSKAETQPKPPLELPDIYKPLEPLKKYEPLKPFEPLQQIETPKSFELAKQLVSSGQLETSITPGEETKDFNENTIVPKEKEEEKVASASTFKPIDSINPIMEDTNKSFELIRPLEIQSNVTPKQYEPLQPFDELKSENNVNEIEEVVENNANSKKENEEIVGINNFAIKNNLVEKNNVVESNNFVETNKVDTNNALESSNVGGSTFIEPQTNTIEVPVIETSDNVVSDVESSARNSLLVDENDQEPFELRTSTGELYVPVVPLAPLNLEDYLKPIVPTTNSNAEIKQDRIKNSLKEIISDLDTFAEKDKDLKDSLGEQHLGNVPPNFKEQQSLRNQCDSPRSQDMQTLSFTKCARSKMRPVSLPPENILNLIKCAQIAQELNKVGKIDDEQDENQGPRPAISLEKLFTPADDAPQIQPQSTKKVFASSSFYAKGLHPTMEEQVELAKRISSSLSDISNKTSKGQSMYVNRKKRSVKWVHEGEGQANGTQNGDSVRDTTRSKSPLRLVMNPHGQVHDIQSLRRQGYDIESALSPDVCLEIVKDLNSPKGKGAELFAKRRKRSEKWIVGGDTNGEKEKENSIPDIAPSPVTVLPPIAPLNLPTPGYLPETTQRMQHNQKLDEIQERFTRPKLKLVKSPWDAALETGSVEAAFENLAPAWPNKGNYVAPVVDSYEQALRRDSLSTWRASPSNGYGMQPEKVFAHNPAYNSTSINRIVDNLQKGMSNVDVYKPKHPQAWNSKSSQQPQYSSVPIIVPIPEPEPRRSPSPYPNIPDVSSTPEILAETKSNIIRPVTPIRKVEDPIPDPPPRPRSPSPFPSIPDVTTEPEVVQKDVESFKTAKFVDPNRPVSPFPKIADVKLNPDLIEDDVKKLRFSPRLEQQTKIDIEENIEESKTILEIKNVEKVVENVTPKSKQNEIKDLMEIPFPTIPDYSKKEDSFVPDPNYKPFFTPKKAYAPINLNKKYSLPSNPLPKKEEEMEKAEFNFAVADTDFKVAEHVFTETTSNSIRSLQSEIFESQGHFNARSVSPFKVFIPKSPEPVPPEEPEPEPEPQPVIKDPTPPKDMTKMHIADPETRKLIDSQKECFSEMKEIKNAYKDADDMVSKYPLPIKTSQLDDDNEVKKILDKMKITRSGVDNDKQVQEEIKVEEINEDNRKAREETLVRSEVLKEVAEGGKIEQARKTEIKEASEVIKEDSGYKTKQELKENDMKMQTFEASNDQIQIRGYSTSQVSSSSSYQTSTSYGNNEKQKEIRDVSLKKEESPLKMVETPLKKEESPPKKKIPPPVEKPKYKKPPETIIGARPLFGQLNINEEFKKAVDLRQSSRMKKGKAHQQSTYMVPAEIRNVQNINESMSSQYSTNEVAQVQTINISENEEVEKIYYQREREYEVDYQTIQEEIIVPSFTSNVKCYTKLNDDQIYQEVELPPKISIEILPPQNYAYGIQEKNVEKIEREKYQQQNQFNIQQFSTSKEQFIHKPQAKLPTNGQHITNGDYIKCINDQQSKLKSVEYSYQENVGSQEDEDEYKKIPVKSLIKNFEKSAMPALRVKQIRDPLPDVVEKLNSSRRASIDHSSSQTDVSKYYTSPAVQEQQYLQQAEKDFDNLFYIANTNVETKHFYPDKKQSFNHAENSSFRKYETQETSSAFAAFSEQACYANQAYIEGSSTLPRTMTKTPPSPSFKAAAATTPPVFIPKETSTPLSSYPPQPSYSSQQSYGYQDYSQVLPSSTPKLDVGSLQNYNTAPRGWGEIRDFYKPVTFDKPRSPFTDF, from the exons ATGATTAAGGAATGGTTACAATATATCTGGATATTCGCCCTTAGCTTTTTTactaataaatcacaaaaaatagcGATGGG ACTCTCCGAGAAGTCATCAGAGGACGCGGGCGGTCtagaacaaaatttatcaCTTGGCTCCGTTCCATCACTTCCACGCTCTTCCCAGAAGAAGCACCAACCAGTTGCGGAATCGGAAAATATGGCCCTAGTACCGTCCGGCGGCGACTCCATAGTCAAAGAAGAAGAGGTCGAGCAGAGCACGGAAACATCTGTGTCGCAA GTGAGGAAAGATTTGGGTAATACCAAGATAGCCGAAGATTCCGCTAGTTTCCATGGGACGCATTCGTCGAAGGTAGTAGAGGAGACTGGATCGTCGAATCAAAATTTGGAGTGCAGTGCGAAGGTAGTAAAGCAGTCCTCGCAAACCGTTACAGAAAACCGTAAG aaCCAATCTAAGGCAGAAACTCAACCCAAACCACCTTTAGAATTACCAGATATATACAAACCTTTAGAACCACTAAAGAAATACGAACCTCTTAAACCATTTGAACCACTACAACAAATTGAAACTCCCAAATCGTTTGAATTAGCAAAGCAATTAGTATCTAGTGGCCAACTTGAAACTAGTATCACCCCGGGGGAAGAGACGAAAGATTTTAACGAAAACACCATCGTACCAAAAGAAAAGGAGGAAGAAAAAGTAGCCTCAGCATCAACGTTTAAACCTATCGATTCAATCAATCCAATTATGGAAGATACAAATAAATCGTTTGAATTAATAAGACCTCTAGAAATACAATCTAATGTAACTCCTAAACAATATGAACCATTACAACCTTTTGATGAattaaaatctgaaaataatgttaatgaAATCGAAGAAGTTGTTGAAAAtaatgctaattcaaaaaaagaaaatgaagaaattgtgggaattaataattttgcaataaaaaataatcttgtAGAAAAGAATAATGTTGtagaaagtaataattttgtaGAAACCAATAAAGTAGACACCAATAAtgctttagaaagcagtaatGTAGGGGGAAGCACTTTTATTGAACCCCAAACCAATACAATAGAAGTTCCAGTTATTGAAACATCAGATAATGTTGTAAGCGATGTAGAATCAAGTGCAAGAAATAGTTTATTAGTAGACGAAAATGATCAAGAACCTTTTGAATTAAGAACATCAACCGGAGAATTATACGTACCTGTTGTCCCATTAGCACCTTTAAACCTAGAAGATTACCTAAAACCAATAGtaccaacaacaaattcaaacgctgaaataaaacaagatcgaataaaaaattcattaaaagaaattatatcgGATTTAGACACATTTGCCGAAAAAGATAAAGATCTTAAAGACTCCTTAGGAGAGCAACATCTGGGAAATGTACCGCCAAACTTTAAAGAACAACAATCGTTACGAAATCAG TGTGACTCACCGCGCAGCCAAGACATGCAGACACTCAGCTTTACGAAATGTGCTAGATCCAAAATGAGACCGGTATCTTTGCCGCccgaaaatattttgaatctCATCAAATGCGCACAG ATTGCCCAAGAACTGAATAAGGTCGGCAAGATTGATGATGAACAG GATGAAAACCAAGGACCTCGTCCGGCAATTAGTTTGGAGAAGTTGTTTACTCCTGCAGATGATGCTCCTCAAATACAACCTCAATCAACAA AGAAAGTGTTTGCCTCGTCGTCTTTCTACGCTAAAGGATTACATCCGACGATGGAAGAACAAGTTGAACTTGCTAAACGTATATCCAGTTCGTTGAGCGATATCAGTAACAAAACCAGTAAAGGACAATCGATGTATGTTAATAGGAAGAAGAGATCCGTGAAATGGGTACATGAAGGTgaag gCCAAGCAAATGGAACACAAAATGGGGATAGCGTCAGAGATACAACGCGTAGTAAATCGCCTCTAAGGCTGGTTATGAACCCCCATGGTCAAGTTCATGATATACAGTCGTTAAGAAGACAAGGATACGATATCGAATCTGCTCTATCTCCGGACGTTTGTTTAGAAATcgttaaagatttaaattcgCCGAAAGGAAAag GAGCAGAGCTTTTTGCTAAACGTCGTAAAAGATCTGAAAAGTGGATTGTTGGTGGTGATACGAACGGTGAgaaggaaaaagaaaacagTATTCCGGATATCGCCCCATCACCTGTTACGGTTCTTCCGCCAATTGCTCCATTAAATTTACCAACCCCGGGTTATTTGCCAGAAACTACGCAAAGGATGCAACACAATCAAAAATTAGACGAAATCCAA GAGCGATTTACGAGACCAAAGTTAAAGCTTGTAAAATCACCTTGGGATGCAGCTTTGGAAACTGGATCCGTTGAAGCAGCTTTTGAAAATCTAGCACCAGCTTGGCCCAACAAAGGAAACTATGTAGCTCCAGTTGTGGATTCCTACGAACAAGCTTTGAGAAGAGATTCATTGTCGACATGGAGAGCTTCTCCATCGAATGGATATGGGATGCAACCCGAAAAAGTTTTCGCCCACAATCCAGCTTACAATAGCACAAGTATCAATAGGATTGTTGATAACTTGCAAAAGGGTATGAGTAACGTTGACGTGTACAAACCCAAACATCCACAAGCTTGGAATTCTAAGTCGTCGCAGCAACCTCAATATA GTAGTGTACCTATTATTGTGCCGATACCAGAACCGGAACCAAGAAGAAGTCCATCGCCATATCCAAACATACCAGATGTTAGTTCCACCCCAGAAATTTTAGCCGAAACGAAATCAAACATAATAAGACCTGTAACCCCAATAAGAAAGGTGGAGGATCCCATTCCCGATCCACCCCCTCGTCCTCGATCGCCTTCCCCTTTTCCAAGCATACCAGATGTTACCACCGAACCCGAAGTTGTGCAAAAAGACGTTGAGTCCTTTAAAACTGCAAAATTTGTTGATCCAAATCGACCAGTTTCGCCGTTTCCAAAGATAGCGgatgtaaaattaaatcctGATTTAATTGAGGATGATGTAAAAAAACTTCGCTTTAGTCCTAGATTGGAACAACAGACTAAAATTGATATTGAGGAAAATATCGAGGAGAGCAAAACAATattggaaattaaaaacgtgGAAAAAGTTGTTGAAAACGTAACTCCTAAAAGTAAGCAAAATGAGATCAAAGATCTTATGGAGATTCCATTTCCCACAATACCAGATTATTCAAAAAAGGAAGATTCATTTGTACCAGATCCTAATTACAAACCATTTTTCACTCCAAAGAAAGCATACGCCCCTATTAACTTAAACAAAAAGTATAGTTTACCAAGCAATCCTTTGCCGAAAAAAGAGGAAGAAATGGAAAAAGCCGAATTTAATTTTGCCGTAGCCGATACTGACTTTAAAGTAGCTGAGCATGTTTTCACTGAAACCACTTCAAATTCAATTCGATCATTGCAATCGGAAATATTTGAAAGTCAAGGTCATTTTAACGCTAGAAGCGTTTCGCCGTTTAAAGTGTTTATTCCAAAATCCCCAGAACCGGTTCCTCCTGAAGAACCAGAACCAGAACCTGAACCCCAACCAGTTATAAAAGATCCAACCCCACCTAAAGATATGACCAAAATGCATATCGCCGATCCagaaacaagaaaattaatcGATTCCCAAAAAGAATGCTTCTCAGAAATGAAAGAAATCAAAAACGCTTATAAAGATGCCGATGACATGGTGTCTAAGTATCCACTCCCAATAAAAACTTCACAACTCGATGATGATAATGAGGTTAAAAAGATTTtagataaaatgaaaattacacGGAGTGGTGTGGATAACGATAAACAAGTACAAGAAGAAATCAAAGTTGAAGAAATAAACGAAGATAATCGGAAAGCGAGAGAAGAGACTTTGGTAAGAAGCGAAGTTTTGAAAGAAGTTGCAGAAGGTGGGAAAATTGAACAAGCTCGCAAAACGGAAATTAAAGAAGCTTCggaagttattaaagaagataGCGGATACAAAACTAAACAAGAACTGAAAGAAAACGATATGAAAATGCAAACTTTTGAAGCCTCGAACGATCAAATACAAATTAGAGGGTATAGTACTTCGCAAGTTTCGTCGTCTTCGTCTTATCAAACAAGCACTTCTTATggaaataatgaaaaacaaaaagaaattagagATGTATCACtaaagaaagaagaaagtCCTTTAAAGATGGTGGAAACTCCATTAAAGAAGGAAGAAAGTCCCccgaagaaaaaaattccacCTCCAGTTGAAAaaccaaaatacaaaaaacctcCAGAAACAATTATTGGGGCTCGTCCATTATTTGGGCAACTAAACATTAATGAGGAATTTAAAAAAGCAGTTGATCTTCGTCAATCATCCAGAATGAAAAAAGGAAAAGCTCATCAACAATCAACTTATATGGTACCCGCGGAAATTCGAAATGtgcaaaatattaatgaatcaATGTCGTCTCAATATTCCACCAATGAAGTTGCTCAAGTTCaaacaattaatattagtGAAAATGAGGAAGTTGAAAagatttattatcaaagagAACGAGAATACGAAGTTGATTATCAAACGATTCAAGAAGAAATTATCGTACCGTCTTTCACGTCGAATGTGAAATGTTACACAAAATTAAACGATGatcaaatttatcaagaggttgAGTTACCGCCAAAAATATCAATTGAAATTTTGCCTCCACAGAATTACGCGTACGGAATTCAAGAGAAGAACGTAGAAAAGATTGAAAGGGAAAAGTATCAGcaacaaaatcaatttaatattCAACAATTTTCGACGAGTAAAGAAcaatttattcataaaccaCAAGCGAAATTGCCTACTAATGGCCAACACATCACTAATGGTGATTatattaaatgtattaatgATCAACAATCGAAATTAAAATCAGTTGAGTATTCGTATCAAGAAAATGTGGGATCTCAAGAAGACGAAGATGAGTACAAGAAAATTCCTGTTAAGtcgttgattaaaaattttgaaaaatcagctATGCCTGCTTTAAGAGTTAAACAAATTAGAGATCCACTTCCTGATGTAGTGgagaaattaaattcttcGCGAAGAGCTTCCATCGACCATTCATCTTCGCAAACTGATGTTTCTAAATATTATACTTCACCGGCAGTGCAAGAACAGCAATATTTGCAACAAGCCGAAAAAGATTTTGACAATTTATTCT